Proteins found in one Macrobrachium nipponense isolate FS-2020 chromosome 4, ASM1510439v2, whole genome shotgun sequence genomic segment:
- the LOC135211051 gene encoding uncharacterized protein LOC135211051: MYKLLIFPILAAVAMAQVQNPALAPLTRLSIQDIEQVMQDSGRVKFIVTCLLAKKPCPEDPLADPVQVLVRGWADSKTICGDCSHDDQRKTRTMISILQQRYRDDYNNVAKAYGLA, translated from the exons ATGTACAAGCTCCTGATCTTCCCAATTTTGGCCGCCGTGGCCATGGCCCAGGTCCAGAACCCAGCCCTGGCTCCCCTGACCCGCCTCAGCATCCAGGACATCGAGCAGGTCATGCAGGATTCAGGAAGGGTCAAGTTCATCGTGACCTGCCTCTTGGCCAAGAAGCCCTGCCCTGAGGATCCATTGGCTGATCCTGTCCAGG TTCTGGTCAGGGGCTGGGCCGACTCCAAGACCATCTGCGGAGACTGCTCCCACGACGACCAGCGCAAGACCAGGACCATGATCTCCATCCTCCAGCAGAGGTACAGAGACGACTACAACAACGTCGCCAAGGCCTACGGACTCGCTTAA
- the LOC135211052 gene encoding uncharacterized protein LOC135211052 gives MQHIPSSWHSVHGINSHHTSTKMRTLFILLVVVAAASCQNTALGIIDSLSLDELRDLIADKRRVTFNINCLLAEPTPQQCFQDPLQNPLQNAVRDFASDRVICKHCSGTQRRKVGFILSRLQQDYTDDYNKLSKKFGFA, from the exons ATGCAACATATTCCTTCCAGCTGGCATTCTGTGCACGGAATCAACAG ccaCCACACCTCAACAAAAATGCGAACGCTCTTCATCCTGCTGGTAGTCGTGGCTGCCGCCTCGTGCCAAAACACTGCCCTGGGCATCATCGACTCCCTGTCCCTCGACGAGCTCAGAGACCTCATAGCGGATAAGCGGAGGGTCACGTTCAACATCAACTGCCTGCTGGCGGAACCCACACCACAGCAGTGCTTCCAGGATCCTCTTCAGAACCCGCTGCAGA ATGCCGTGCGCGACTTCGCCAGCGACAGGGTCATCTGCAAACACTGCTCAGGAACACAGAGAAGGAAGGTCGGCTTCATCCTGTCCAGGCTGCAGCAAGATTACACTGACGACTACAACAAGCTCTCCAAGAAATTCGGCTTCGCTTAA